A single window of Sphaerodactylus townsendi isolate TG3544 linkage group LG05, MPM_Stown_v2.3, whole genome shotgun sequence DNA harbors:
- the LOC125433073 gene encoding protease inhibitor 1-like, translating to MHCTGLFLLLGLCAFWAELAPASGQGPPAGKRGPLLSPPALLWSNGQNARGLSAAGVPKRCRLPPETGPCKMRIERYYYDHAKRTCLEFTYGGCRGNSNNFHTKEECMGACAYPRKGAV from the exons ATGCACTGCACCGGCCTCTTCCTCCTTTTGGGGCTCTGCGCCTTCTGGGCCGAGCTGGCCCCCGCCTCTGGGCAGGGACCTCCTGCAGGGAAGAGAGGCCCCCTTCTGTCCCCTCCTGCCCTGCTCTGGAGCAACGGACAAAACG CGCGTGGGCTCTCTGCAGCAGGGGTCCCTAAGCGATGTCGGCTTCCACCTGAGACAGGACCATGCAAAATGAGGATAGAGCGTTACTACTACGACCATGCTAAAAGGACCTGCCTGGAGTTTACCTATGGTGGCTGCAGAGGCAACAGCAATAATTTCCACACCAAGGAAGAGTGCATGGGAGCCTGTGCATACCCACGCAAAGGGGCTGTCTGA